Proteins from one Leptospira bourretii genomic window:
- a CDS encoding LA_2168 family protein, whose protein sequence is MNSFQKFFLISFFLLFGMSSIQAVGVEVGILGYELFFKEKTQTNQFQSPIWDLQIHPMGKEFQNSSYLNRVSGESMFVGLKDKNKRENVVWDLNIQLTSGIETGLRPFYLGKNHFIAYETSKFLFGVGRREHLFRPKSFGSSYDGGDGFFLEFFPQPNLTLQFFLWDHYSGVLLLEKDRFLSLLQIPSEDLNSYSELRNKDQRTNVSHHRRHSFGLVYGEYLSLRLGIQYVELGSWGKHVKDHTKETKASGADGDSLLNGNVGFRFDAEIWEVQFDFLWAKGNDRTNSKVATQSSSIPIAGEAIQLGSEVRFGGFLIRSSHFISDREERNQKNQIIRDGYVSMGSHPAQTPYLSQIFRIFPSAALTERGYEKNYALKEGRSFGYLNELVLQFTYRQFVLKIIGSYFLPYQVTRPSDGRISFQKRDFEVFYIGEGLLEFSLKEDSSFELGIGVSQLFVPDSLGLKSNFGYVFGRLEI, encoded by the coding sequence TTGAACTCGTTTCAAAAGTTTTTTCTGATCAGCTTCTTCTTGTTATTTGGGATGAGCTCCATCCAAGCAGTAGGAGTCGAAGTTGGAATTTTAGGATATGAATTGTTTTTTAAAGAAAAAACCCAAACAAACCAATTTCAATCTCCCATCTGGGATTTACAAATCCATCCAATGGGAAAAGAATTTCAAAATTCATCTTATTTGAACAGAGTCTCCGGCGAATCTATGTTTGTTGGCCTGAAAGACAAAAATAAAAGAGAAAATGTTGTCTGGGATTTAAATATTCAATTAACTTCAGGAATAGAAACAGGCCTTAGGCCTTTTTATTTGGGAAAAAATCATTTTATCGCTTACGAAACTTCCAAGTTCCTTTTTGGTGTTGGCCGCCGTGAACATTTATTCCGTCCCAAAAGTTTTGGATCAAGTTACGATGGTGGGGATGGTTTTTTTTTGGAATTTTTTCCGCAGCCAAATCTTACCCTACAATTTTTTCTTTGGGACCATTATTCAGGGGTCTTATTACTTGAGAAAGACCGGTTCCTGTCTCTATTACAGATTCCTTCGGAAGATTTGAATTCCTATAGCGAACTTCGCAACAAAGACCAGCGAACAAATGTGAGTCATCACAGGAGACACTCCTTTGGTCTTGTTTACGGAGAGTATCTTTCCCTTCGTTTGGGCATTCAGTATGTGGAACTGGGAAGTTGGGGAAAACATGTTAAAGATCATACAAAGGAAACAAAGGCATCTGGAGCCGATGGGGATTCTCTCCTCAATGGAAATGTTGGTTTTCGATTTGATGCAGAGATTTGGGAGGTCCAATTTGATTTTTTATGGGCAAAGGGAAACGACAGAACCAATTCAAAAGTAGCCACCCAGTCCAGTTCGATTCCGATTGCAGGGGAAGCAATCCAGTTGGGATCAGAGGTTCGTTTTGGAGGTTTTTTAATCCGCAGTTCTCATTTTATTTCTGATCGAGAAGAAAGGAATCAAAAGAACCAAATCATCCGCGACGGTTATGTATCCATGGGTTCCCATCCAGCACAAACACCTTATCTTTCACAAATCTTTCGTATTTTTCCTTCTGCAGCCTTAACAGAAAGGGGATATGAAAAAAACTATGCACTAAAGGAAGGTCGGTCCTTCGGATATCTAAATGAACTTGTTTTGCAATTCACCTATCGTCAGTTTGTTCTAAAAATCATCGGTTCTTATTTTTTACCTTACCAAGTCACAAGACCGAGTGATGGACGAATCAGTTTTCAAAAAAGAGACTTTGAAGTATTTTATATCGGCGAAGGTTTACTCGAGTTTTCTTTAAAAGAAGATTCTTCCTTTGAATTGGGAATTGGTGTATCTCAATTGTTTGTGCCAGATTCTTTGGGCCTCAAATCAAATTTTGGTTATGTTTTTGGGAGGTTGGAAATATGA
- a CDS encoding lamin tail domain-containing protein, with product MQKQITIILFFLLCSCQNQEEIPFFLFGNQFDQSPRFEFQYGNLEEEENVIEDTNQVRYESGLLCIYSLPVSLYRRELGGKFRICWKTDESNSEKWKLGFSILEEEKSEYTSWLDKGKGWTATLKEYGNWKKESDKLGFVLDWDSQVWSNGFVTYQTFALPHPLFLQRTLDQCEVLFFSHQLKGSLNKQLVLSFELPCPDIAAITERIQVQNEEWFSECEPGEPVVSELFRHSESSFQRFLEWENPKETFLCPRSESLDWVKDGSQTSFRSEDFSKRTKLILPKGVLLFSDEPKFHGIFLPKEYGSNLGTNTKVRWGNSEFLDSEFNFRQGDEFFSNEFHPVSCRDQFQFWTSSDQFCGNPGLPNQFESKQKEGGVPGCIAEQIQITEFYPGNQFDSQFPFPSFFEFQNIGESCDVSSLNWVYNDTIYPLSADEWVIHSNSYFIISKKLWLGWDLRAKEKPFSIPRVVFQIPKFFWEERKSQVKNEFQPSPSLFHLLRFKQQNRFSIVRESGKEFPHPKEGASSEFLEYGFQFSPGKPNKNSANFVPSDLLEYAPNQSPFLDFGFQSHVEGLVQLERENGNQFLFWKPEGKTILTLGTEPSVCNGDLFYQLPDDFFTSTLSSLRYLGNQNVTPTFISWDPKFAKEKSLGGTRSLHPEPNPIVFSNSLVTSTLCSGDWRSPGLVKERSLEIEKINFQVLYFTNIPLGNQTNVLLGNGNWKIPISYTSLGNKNYQLDLSGFSSFSSEEQVYSFWSDPSLLKPKSFLEQKGPLQIEAIFPNPKESQNEWIYVCNRSSASEDLSLYLIEDEVSVDELISYQSRFPNSTPLGKNGQKFQTNRTILDPNVCAWIVDPDGKDWFLPIFHSESDLLLTVRTTQTIGNGISSGESIQLRKKQGQNSILISSFGHKESHSSFHLLVNTGEFLWLKSGASGMSPFDYETFREEF from the coding sequence ATGCAAAAACAAATCACGATCATTCTTTTTTTTCTTCTCTGTTCCTGTCAGAATCAAGAAGAGATCCCATTTTTTTTGTTTGGTAATCAGTTTGATCAATCTCCTCGCTTCGAGTTTCAATACGGAAATTTAGAAGAAGAGGAGAATGTCATTGAAGATACAAACCAAGTTCGTTATGAATCGGGTCTTCTTTGTATATATTCCTTACCTGTTTCCTTGTATAGACGAGAGTTAGGTGGAAAGTTTCGAATCTGTTGGAAAACAGATGAATCCAATTCCGAAAAATGGAAACTTGGGTTTTCTATTTTAGAGGAAGAAAAAAGTGAATATACTTCCTGGTTGGATAAGGGGAAGGGATGGACTGCCACACTCAAAGAATATGGGAATTGGAAAAAAGAATCTGACAAGTTGGGATTTGTTTTGGATTGGGATTCTCAGGTTTGGTCGAATGGGTTTGTCACCTACCAAACGTTTGCTCTTCCTCATCCACTTTTTTTACAGAGAACTTTGGACCAATGTGAGGTCTTGTTTTTTTCACACCAACTCAAAGGATCTCTGAACAAACAACTAGTTCTGTCTTTCGAACTTCCTTGCCCGGACATTGCTGCAATTACCGAAAGAATCCAGGTCCAAAATGAAGAATGGTTTTCTGAATGTGAACCGGGGGAACCTGTTGTTTCGGAATTATTTCGGCATTCAGAATCCAGTTTCCAAAGGTTTCTCGAATGGGAAAATCCTAAAGAAACCTTTCTTTGCCCCCGTTCGGAATCTTTGGATTGGGTAAAAGATGGATCTCAAACATCTTTTCGTTCGGAGGATTTTTCGAAACGGACCAAGTTGATTCTTCCGAAAGGGGTTCTCCTTTTCTCCGATGAACCAAAATTCCATGGAATTTTCCTTCCCAAAGAATATGGATCAAATTTAGGAACGAATACAAAGGTTCGGTGGGGAAATTCAGAATTTCTCGATTCCGAATTTAATTTTCGCCAAGGGGATGAATTTTTTTCAAACGAGTTTCATCCAGTATCCTGTCGAGATCAATTTCAGTTTTGGACTTCATCAGATCAATTTTGTGGAAACCCTGGGTTACCGAATCAATTCGAATCCAAACAGAAAGAAGGTGGTGTCCCTGGTTGTATCGCAGAACAAATTCAAATTACGGAATTTTATCCTGGGAATCAATTTGATTCCCAATTTCCTTTCCCTAGTTTTTTTGAATTTCAAAACATAGGAGAAAGTTGTGATGTTTCTTCCCTCAACTGGGTCTACAATGATACCATATATCCTTTGTCAGCTGATGAATGGGTGATTCATTCCAATTCTTATTTTATCATTTCTAAAAAACTTTGGTTGGGTTGGGATCTAAGAGCAAAAGAAAAACCTTTTTCGATTCCAAGAGTTGTTTTCCAGATTCCTAAATTTTTCTGGGAAGAAAGAAAGAGCCAAGTAAAAAACGAATTCCAACCTAGTCCCAGTTTGTTTCATTTACTTCGTTTTAAACAACAAAATCGATTTTCGATCGTTCGAGAATCAGGAAAGGAATTTCCCCATCCAAAAGAAGGTGCTTCATCAGAATTTTTGGAGTATGGTTTCCAATTTAGCCCAGGAAAACCTAACAAAAACTCTGCGAATTTTGTTCCTAGTGATTTATTGGAGTATGCACCAAACCAATCTCCTTTTTTGGATTTTGGATTCCAAAGTCATGTAGAAGGACTTGTCCAATTGGAAAGAGAAAACGGAAATCAATTTCTCTTTTGGAAACCAGAAGGAAAAACCATCCTAACCTTAGGAACAGAGCCTTCGGTTTGTAATGGGGATTTGTTTTACCAATTACCGGATGATTTTTTTACGAGCACCCTTTCATCATTACGGTATTTGGGGAATCAAAATGTTACCCCAACATTTATTTCTTGGGATCCAAAGTTTGCGAAAGAGAAATCTTTAGGGGGAACGAGGTCCCTCCATCCAGAACCAAATCCCATCGTATTTTCCAATTCTCTGGTTACATCGACTCTTTGTTCTGGGGATTGGCGTAGTCCCGGTTTGGTCAAAGAACGTAGTTTAGAAATTGAAAAAATCAATTTCCAAGTGTTATACTTTACGAACATTCCTTTGGGTAACCAAACAAATGTTTTGTTAGGAAATGGAAATTGGAAAATTCCAATTTCCTATACTTCACTTGGGAACAAGAATTATCAGCTGGATTTAAGTGGTTTCTCTTCCTTTTCTTCAGAAGAACAAGTTTATTCTTTTTGGTCTGATCCATCCTTACTCAAACCAAAAAGTTTTTTGGAACAAAAAGGTCCCCTTCAAATAGAAGCAATTTTTCCTAACCCAAAAGAATCACAAAATGAATGGATCTATGTTTGCAACCGATCTTCTGCGTCAGAAGATTTAAGTTTGTATTTGATTGAAGATGAAGTAAGTGTGGATGAACTTATTTCTTATCAGTCTCGTTTTCCAAATTCCACTCCTTTGGGAAAAAACGGCCAAAAATTCCAAACCAATCGTACGATTCTTGATCCGAATGTTTGTGCCTGGATTGTTGATCCTGACGGCAAAGATTGGTTTTTACCCATTTTTCATTCCGAATCAGATTTACTCCTCACAGTCAGAACTACACAAACCATTGGAAATGGAATTTCTTCAGGAGAATCCATCCAGTTACGAAAAAAACAAGGACAGAATTCCATCCTGATTTCTTCTTTTGGGCACAAAGAAAGTCATTCTTCATTTCACCTTTTAGTCAACACCGGAGAATTTCTTTGGCTCAAATCTGGTGCTTCAGGAATGTCTCCTTTTGACTACGAAACCTTTCGCGAGGAATTTTGA
- the uvrC gene encoding excinuclease ABC subunit UvrC yields MKDQLILKTIQEKIKNLGSQPGCYLWKNEEGIVIYVGKALKLQSRVRSYLNPNLKDRKTRALFVELYDLDWIATSTEKEALLLEATLIKKYNPKFNVRLKDDKKYPFLCVSTSEDFPMVFLTRNVKDNGDRYFGPFTDVKAARDTLELIHRIFPIRKTKLKLPLAKPQRPCLNFHMGRCLGPCQGNITKETYGELVDEILSFLEGKKERLVAGLKTSMVKASERMEYERAGYLKARIEKINQVREKQTVVSMDGGDEDILGISKREDEGQVVILEVRGGRLEGKKSFPITGLSFSDDEEVFTSFLRDYYLNVTVLPSTLFLPPSAKGNYDVFVEAITEKLGTSIKLKFPEMGPKKSLLRLAEKNADLSLTERILATKLRDQSVAMKELQEKLKLPVLPRTIECYDISHFQGSSPVASGVMFVDGKPYKAGYRHYKMRGYEGINDPGMIHEVIARRLSHLVNEEEPLPDLIVIDGGLTQLSRAAEAANALELGHIPMVGLAKKREEIYFPGEKYPYSFDIHSPMMRLLRNLRDEAHRFGVTFQRVQRKKKALKTILDDMEDIGASRRKSILSYFQSKKKVTDATKEELQKVPGIGPVLAEKIYLGIQKLKKIEP; encoded by the coding sequence ATGAAAGACCAACTCATTCTAAAAACCATCCAAGAAAAGATTAAAAATTTAGGAAGCCAACCTGGATGTTACCTCTGGAAAAATGAGGAAGGAATTGTAATTTATGTTGGAAAAGCTCTCAAATTACAATCGAGGGTCCGCTCTTATTTAAATCCAAACCTAAAAGATCGCAAAACGCGGGCACTCTTCGTTGAGTTGTATGACCTGGATTGGATTGCCACCAGTACAGAAAAGGAAGCTTTGCTTCTTGAAGCCACACTCATCAAAAAGTACAATCCAAAGTTTAATGTTAGGTTAAAAGACGATAAAAAATATCCCTTTCTTTGTGTTTCCACAAGTGAAGACTTTCCCATGGTTTTTTTGACAAGAAATGTAAAAGACAATGGGGATCGCTACTTTGGGCCGTTTACAGATGTAAAAGCAGCTCGTGACACTTTAGAATTAATCCATCGAATTTTTCCCATTCGTAAAACCAAACTCAAACTCCCACTCGCAAAACCGCAAAGGCCTTGTCTCAATTTTCATATGGGTCGTTGTCTTGGGCCTTGCCAAGGAAATATTACAAAAGAAACCTATGGAGAATTGGTAGATGAGATATTGAGTTTTTTAGAAGGAAAAAAAGAACGATTGGTTGCCGGGCTCAAAACTTCGATGGTCAAAGCATCCGAACGAATGGAATATGAGAGAGCCGGATACTTAAAAGCAAGGATCGAAAAAATCAACCAAGTCAGAGAAAAACAAACCGTTGTCAGTATGGATGGAGGAGACGAAGACATACTCGGAATTAGCAAACGAGAGGATGAAGGCCAAGTTGTGATTTTAGAAGTAAGAGGGGGAAGGTTAGAAGGGAAAAAATCTTTTCCCATCACTGGGCTTTCCTTTTCAGATGATGAAGAAGTTTTTACTTCTTTTCTTCGGGATTATTATTTGAATGTCACAGTCCTTCCAAGTACTTTATTTTTACCTCCTTCTGCCAAAGGGAATTACGATGTTTTTGTGGAAGCTATCACCGAAAAATTAGGAACTTCTATCAAACTGAAGTTTCCAGAAATGGGACCTAAAAAATCACTGCTCCGTTTGGCGGAAAAAAATGCGGACCTCAGTTTGACAGAACGAATTCTTGCCACAAAACTTCGTGACCAATCGGTTGCAATGAAAGAACTCCAAGAAAAACTAAAACTTCCTGTTCTACCGAGAACGATTGAATGTTATGATATCTCACACTTCCAAGGTTCTTCCCCTGTGGCTAGTGGTGTTATGTTTGTCGACGGGAAACCGTATAAGGCTGGTTACAGGCATTATAAAATGCGTGGGTATGAGGGAATCAATGATCCAGGAATGATCCATGAAGTAATCGCAAGAAGACTCAGCCATTTAGTAAATGAAGAAGAACCGCTTCCCGATCTTATTGTCATCGATGGAGGACTAACTCAATTGTCTCGTGCTGCTGAAGCTGCAAATGCATTAGAACTTGGTCATATACCGATGGTGGGTCTTGCTAAAAAGAGAGAAGAGATTTATTTTCCCGGAGAAAAATATCCATATAGTTTTGATATCCATTCCCCCATGATGCGTCTTCTGCGGAATTTGCGAGACGAAGCTCACCGGTTTGGAGTTACCTTCCAACGTGTCCAAAGAAAGAAAAAAGCATTAAAAACAATTTTAGATGATATGGAAGACATTGGAGCAAGTCGCAGAAAAAGTATTCTTTCTTATTTCCAATCCAAAAAGAAAGTTACGGATGCCACAAAAGAGGAATTACAAAAAGTCCCTGGAATTGGACCTGTGCTTGCGGAAAAAATTTATCTTGGAATCCAAAAACTAAAAAAAATAGAACCATAA
- a CDS encoding methyl-accepting chemotaxis protein, whose protein sequence is MRKLIKFIIFGLEGFNYGIGFPTLLAYIYFFTEWSGEEFQIILISTSISVFFIIIFCVSFYWIRFASVSRIGKPECTKRDQIKAYFWLDHLAQVAMIDVIIRYAIGFLFVLGSLYFYQHSKNFVLMSEMGIGLCLTLAFTVIFQSIFIDYVENKFNTKGILLSIRLDHHKSINTRKLSRNLGFQTVLSFLAAILVLFIINYRMNFKQELDLVHSSMEQSVMDSETLMRVTLVDFRDRLTLSIFAENKLKDQIVRKDLQGVRSVLNEIQLKSTNHAVEALFFYKPDEGIFVSTNEYDRSKTGTIFFIEDVDLAKQGPLRHTSIRSKISGDIVSPYTLPVYQNDQFLGYVGGFLNIGKLSSFILGNIKIGSSGKVGFFDGDGTIVYYTNKKEIGNNAKSKLVFDTPFQKEDALGFIDSTEDGTLKRIFYVKNPEFNYIIYCIFENSELYEKTLTSLFTTLGISIIVLLLIGFITVVVIESKLKPLERIRVRIAEMVKGNLQSDFYDSSRDEIGSMANAMFDFQTKLRQIVNQTQTVSNELTNTSSDIYESMLSLSDAAQNQAASSEEISASVEEITAGIESVAQRTETQSFTLVSLMKKMTELNHAVSEIDKKFQVADVRVEEITNDAKLGEKSLGEMKLSMDKIYQSSSEMTNVVEIIHNISEQINLLALNAAIEAARAGVSGRGFAVVADEISKLADKTAKSIDDIEELIKQNEGEIKQGQEKIDQSIVILSETISGVNSINQMTKEIRSVVRKQIETNEEVNEGVTQIRELSEMIKEATDEQKMAMLEISRSMAEINNHAQTTAMSSEGTKSSSQTMNQLSESLRREINYFHV, encoded by the coding sequence ATGCGTAAATTGATCAAATTTATAATTTTTGGTCTAGAAGGTTTTAATTACGGAATCGGCTTCCCCACTCTCCTTGCTTATATTTACTTTTTTACAGAATGGTCAGGAGAAGAATTTCAAATTATTCTAATTTCTACATCCATTTCTGTATTTTTTATCATTATTTTCTGTGTCAGTTTCTACTGGATTCGGTTTGCTTCCGTAAGTCGAATTGGAAAACCCGAATGTACCAAACGAGATCAAATTAAGGCCTATTTTTGGTTGGATCATTTGGCCCAAGTGGCCATGATCGATGTCATCATTCGCTATGCGATTGGATTTTTATTTGTCCTTGGATCTTTATACTTCTACCAACATTCCAAAAACTTTGTCCTCATGAGCGAAATGGGAATTGGCCTTTGTTTGACCTTAGCCTTCACAGTCATCTTCCAATCCATTTTTATTGATTATGTAGAAAATAAATTCAATACCAAAGGAATTCTACTTTCGATTCGACTAGACCACCATAAAAGCATCAATACAAGAAAACTTTCCCGCAATTTAGGTTTCCAAACTGTCCTCTCTTTTCTTGCGGCTATCCTTGTTTTGTTTATCATCAATTACCGGATGAATTTTAAACAAGAGTTAGACTTGGTACATTCCAGTATGGAACAATCAGTGATGGATTCAGAAACACTCATGCGTGTGACCCTTGTTGACTTTCGTGACAGGTTGACTCTTTCTATATTTGCTGAAAACAAACTAAAAGACCAAATTGTTCGTAAAGATTTACAGGGGGTTCGTTCGGTTCTCAACGAAATCCAATTAAAAAGTACAAACCATGCAGTGGAAGCCCTCTTCTTTTACAAACCTGACGAAGGAATTTTTGTTTCAACAAATGAATACGATCGTTCCAAAACTGGTACCATATTTTTTATTGAAGATGTGGACCTAGCAAAACAAGGGCCACTCAGACATACAAGCATTCGTTCCAAAATTTCTGGTGACATCGTTTCACCTTATACCCTTCCTGTTTACCAAAATGATCAATTTTTAGGTTATGTTGGGGGTTTTTTAAATATTGGAAAACTCTCTAGTTTTATTTTAGGTAATATTAAAATTGGATCTTCAGGAAAGGTTGGTTTTTTCGATGGAGATGGAACCATTGTATATTATACAAACAAAAAAGAAATTGGGAACAACGCAAAATCAAAGTTAGTTTTCGATACACCTTTTCAAAAAGAAGATGCTCTTGGATTTATTGATTCCACGGAAGACGGAACTCTCAAACGGATTTTTTATGTAAAAAATCCAGAATTTAATTATATCATCTACTGCATTTTTGAAAATTCAGAACTTTATGAAAAAACTCTCACCAGTTTATTTACAACACTTGGAATTTCAATTATCGTTTTACTCCTGATTGGATTTATCACTGTCGTTGTGATTGAATCCAAACTCAAACCATTAGAAAGAATTAGAGTAAGAATTGCAGAAATGGTAAAAGGAAATTTACAATCCGATTTTTATGACTCCAGCCGAGATGAAATCGGAAGTATGGCCAATGCGATGTTTGACTTCCAAACAAAACTACGTCAAATCGTAAACCAAACCCAAACAGTTTCCAATGAACTCACAAACACAAGTTCCGATATTTACGAATCCATGTTGTCTTTATCGGATGCAGCACAAAACCAAGCAGCAAGTAGCGAAGAAATTTCTGCCTCAGTAGAAGAAATTACAGCGGGTATTGAAAGTGTAGCACAAAGAACAGAAACTCAATCTTTTACCTTAGTTTCGCTTATGAAAAAAATGACAGAACTCAATCATGCTGTATCTGAAATTGATAAAAAATTCCAAGTTGCTGATGTACGAGTAGAAGAAATCACAAACGACGCCAAGTTAGGAGAAAAGTCTTTGGGAGAAATGAAACTTTCAATGGACAAAATTTATCAGTCTTCTTCGGAAATGACAAATGTCGTTGAAATCATTCATAATATCTCAGAACAAATCAACTTACTTGCATTAAACGCCGCCATTGAAGCAGCTAGAGCCGGAGTGAGTGGCAGAGGATTTGCCGTGGTTGCAGATGAAATTTCCAAACTTGCAGACAAAACAGCGAAGTCCATTGATGATATCGAAGAGCTCATCAAACAGAATGAAGGTGAGATCAAACAAGGTCAGGAAAAAATCGACCAGTCCATTGTGATTTTAAGTGAAACTATTTCAGGTGTAAACTCGATCAATCAAATGACAAAAGAAATTCGTTCTGTTGTTAGAAAACAAATTGAAACCAACGAAGAAGTCAACGAAGGTGTCACACAAATTCGTGAACTTTCGGAAATGATCAAAGAAGCCACTGATGAACAAAAAATGGCTATGCTTGAAATTTCCAGATCGATGGCAGAAATCAATAACCATGCACAAACCACAGCAATGTCGAGTGAAGGAACAAAATCTAGTTCCCAAACCATGAACCAACTATCCGAAAGCCTCAGAAGAGAGATCAACTACTTCCATGTCTAA
- the lepB gene encoding signal peptidase I: protein MSKSKNKVPFKTRLLAFAIPLVVGLVAAVVFKYYVITPVHIQNQFMEPTLKNGSTAYFNRWFRAKQLGIGDVVLVHSPLDPDSVLIARIVGKPGDTIYVQKRMVFRNGTLLDPTSFPESSSNDIPMIPPGKTESDDMPKVTVPEKSFFLLADNRELGVDSRTLGVIQESHVIATLW from the coding sequence ATGTCTAAATCAAAAAACAAAGTTCCTTTCAAAACAAGACTACTTGCATTTGCCATTCCTCTTGTTGTAGGCCTCGTCGCTGCCGTTGTCTTTAAATACTATGTAATCACGCCCGTCCACATTCAAAACCAGTTTATGGAACCTACGTTAAAAAATGGATCCACTGCTTATTTTAATCGATGGTTTCGTGCCAAACAATTGGGGATTGGGGATGTGGTTCTTGTCCACTCTCCTCTTGACCCGGACTCGGTTCTCATCGCAAGGATCGTTGGAAAACCGGGGGATACCATCTATGTCCAAAAACGAATGGTATTTCGCAATGGCACTCTACTCGATCCGACAAGTTTTCCAGAATCCTCATCAAACGATATCCCGATGATCCCTCCTGGAAAAACAGAATCGGATGATATGCCAAAAGTGACAGTTCCCGAAAAATCTTTTTTCCTACTTGCTGACAATCGCGAACTCGGAGTGGATTCCAGAACATTGGGTGTCATCCAAGAAAGCCATGTCATTGCTACCTTATGGTAA
- a CDS encoding DUF2157 domain-containing protein codes for MSLLPYGKKDLEDWIHFFESSLLIIGSSLLVSGIFFLVAFNWNLLDHFTKLGIIYFLNFVFYLIPFFIRKKEFLYEIGLTILFFLTGSALLVFGQIYQMGADVYDLFLGWTVFTFLLVPISRSGVVAGFWMVLLSSTVYLYSIQVTTEKENHFLFASAAVFFGFLGTILDWQNTEFYSEKTKSFLSTLSIFFALGFLNLIHWNLFRIHSEFTSTLTYGFFQIFFPLLFYGFLYVYYRWFRFRHLNLSLILLFGLGQVLLKSADIFGIWAYGSAVNFLLFALLITIYTVWAVFHLKQLRKTIDTEERIF; via the coding sequence ATGTCATTGCTACCTTATGGTAAAAAAGATTTAGAAGATTGGATTCATTTTTTTGAATCCTCTCTACTCATTATAGGGTCTTCCCTTCTAGTTTCTGGAATATTTTTCCTAGTTGCATTCAACTGGAACCTACTAGATCACTTCACAAAACTAGGAATCATTTATTTCCTAAATTTTGTATTTTATCTGATTCCTTTTTTTATCCGTAAAAAAGAATTTCTTTATGAAATTGGGCTCACCATTCTATTTTTCCTAACAGGATCCGCCTTACTTGTGTTTGGCCAAATTTACCAAATGGGGGCTGATGTTTATGATCTTTTTTTGGGTTGGACAGTTTTTACCTTTCTTTTGGTTCCGATTTCCCGTTCTGGTGTGGTGGCCGGATTCTGGATGGTCCTACTATCATCCACTGTTTACTTGTATTCAATTCAAGTCACAACAGAAAAAGAAAATCACTTTCTATTCGCTTCCGCAGCAGTTTTCTTTGGTTTTCTAGGCACCATACTTGATTGGCAAAACACAGAGTTTTATTCGGAAAAAACAAAATCCTTTTTATCAACCTTAAGCATATTTTTTGCACTTGGTTTTTTGAATTTAATCCATTGGAACTTATTTAGAATTCATTCCGAATTCACTTCTACTTTAACTTATGGATTTTTCCAGATTTTTTTCCCTCTCCTTTTTTATGGATTCCTTTATGTGTATTACCGGTGGTTTCGATTTCGGCACTTAAATTTAAGTTTGATTTTACTCTTTGGGTTAGGCCAAGTCCTTTTGAAATCTGCAGATATATTTGGAATTTGGGCTTATGGTTCTGCGGTTAATTTTTTGCTCTTTGCCCTTTTGATCACCATTTATACCGTTTGGGCTGTGTTTCACCTAAAACAATTGCGAAAGACAATTGATACCGAAGAGAGAATCTTTTGA
- a CDS encoding DUF4401 domain-containing protein, with product MKSYVYIEILSFLGSLLAGGFFLLCLLVLGLLNNYEVDLYLGLFLMILVSVVSFVFNNSKRETLGPVLFSFLNQGFCLFLFGVQKTFQPKDTSFLWSILCFQLIFFFFVSNPIQRFFSPILIFVFASVLLFEYQLLYFFPLLTTVCLCLLLYFSLPKNAPEPFHHLPHSLGISLLLLVGFSFFPELKEIPWVSKSQSVVLLLAGSYLLYKELVPKISNFSFLLFFIFYTLIFIPTIQTPGIITSSFLFLLGFARGYSFLFYLAWVTFFLFYFGFYYDLETTLLEKAKLMIGSSLLFFVAYLFLRFSPMGKRK from the coding sequence TTGAAATCTTATGTATATATAGAGATTTTGAGTTTTTTAGGGTCCCTACTTGCTGGTGGTTTTTTCCTACTTTGTTTACTTGTACTTGGATTATTAAATAACTACGAAGTCGATTTGTATTTAGGTTTGTTTCTGATGATTTTGGTTTCGGTTGTCTCTTTTGTTTTTAACAATTCAAAACGAGAAACATTAGGCCCAGTTTTATTTTCTTTTTTAAACCAAGGATTTTGTTTATTTCTTTTTGGAGTACAGAAAACCTTTCAACCAAAAGATACATCTTTTCTTTGGTCGATCCTTTGTTTTCAACTGATTTTCTTTTTCTTTGTATCCAATCCCATCCAAAGATTTTTTTCTCCAATCCTTATCTTTGTCTTTGCCAGTGTTTTACTTTTCGAATATCAGTTACTCTATTTTTTCCCACTCCTTACCACTGTTTGTTTGTGTTTGTTGTTATATTTTAGCCTGCCAAAAAATGCACCCGAACCGTTTCATCACCTTCCCCACTCACTCGGCATTTCCTTACTTTTATTGGTAGGTTTTTCATTTTTCCCAGAACTAAAAGAAATCCCTTGGGTTTCCAAATCTCAGTCCGTCGTTTTATTGTTAGCGGGAAGTTATTTATTATACAAAGAACTTGTTCCTAAAATTAGTAATTTTTCCTTTTTACTGTTTTTTATTTTCTATACTTTGATTTTTATCCCAACGATCCAAACACCAGGGATCATCACCTCCTCTTTTCTTTTCCTTTTGGGATTTGCAAGAGGGTATTCCTTTTTATTCTATCTGGCTTGGGTGACCTTCTTTCTCTTCTATTTTGGATTCTATTACGATTTAGAAACCACTCTCTTGGAAAAAGCAAAGCTGATGATAGGCTCTTCTTTGTTATTTTTTGTGGCTTATTTATTTTTAAGATTTTCACCAATGGGAAAAAGAAAATGA